The Aeromicrobium sp. Sec7.5 genome window below encodes:
- a CDS encoding MFS transporter, with amino-acid sequence MTRAATSSATRAPSPWFMLVVGMVAQVAGTIAANAPLFLIPYLYLEQGLTLTQAGLIAATPAIGTTASLVAWGALVDRLGERTAMSLGLAGVTAAALAAGLVDGYVPLAACFFVIGLFAGSTNSASGRLVVGWFPAHRRGTAMGVRQTALPLGIGATALLVPPLATTSGIGTTMLVVAAICAVATVGCVLLVVDPPRPDRVEAASTGQLDNPYRRDTRLVRIHLASTLLVVPQFTVWGFMLVWLIETKDLSAAGAGALVAASQLVGAAARIGVGWWSDHVGSRLRPMRQVAVAAALVMLLLGLVESTWVAVVVIVVATGVTVADNGLAFTAVAEIGGPYWAGKAMGWQNTGQYLVSAAVPPVVGALVTHQGYATAFLVVAVLPVLAIPLIPRDPAPSEP; translated from the coding sequence GTGACGAGAGCGGCGACGAGCAGCGCGACACGGGCGCCGAGTCCGTGGTTCATGCTCGTCGTCGGCATGGTGGCGCAGGTCGCCGGCACGATCGCGGCGAACGCCCCCCTGTTCCTGATCCCGTACCTGTACCTCGAGCAGGGGCTGACGCTCACGCAGGCCGGACTCATCGCGGCCACCCCCGCGATCGGCACGACCGCGTCACTCGTCGCCTGGGGGGCGCTGGTCGACCGTCTGGGCGAGCGCACCGCCATGTCCCTGGGCCTCGCCGGGGTGACGGCCGCCGCCCTCGCCGCCGGGCTCGTCGACGGCTACGTGCCCCTCGCCGCCTGCTTCTTCGTGATCGGCCTGTTCGCCGGGTCCACCAACTCCGCCAGCGGCCGACTCGTGGTGGGCTGGTTCCCGGCGCACCGGCGCGGCACCGCGATGGGCGTCCGGCAGACGGCCCTGCCGCTCGGCATCGGAGCGACGGCGCTGCTCGTGCCTCCGCTCGCGACGACCTCAGGCATCGGCACGACGATGCTCGTCGTCGCCGCGATCTGCGCCGTCGCGACGGTCGGCTGCGTCCTGCTGGTCGTGGACCCACCGCGGCCCGACCGCGTCGAGGCCGCCTCGACGGGGCAGCTCGACAACCCCTACCGGCGCGACACCCGGCTGGTGCGGATCCACCTCGCGTCGACGCTGCTCGTCGTGCCCCAGTTCACGGTGTGGGGCTTCATGCTGGTCTGGCTCATCGAGACCAAGGACCTCAGCGCCGCCGGGGCCGGTGCCCTCGTCGCGGCGTCCCAGCTCGTCGGCGCCGCCGCCCGCATCGGGGTGGGCTGGTGGTCCGACCACGTCGGCAGCCGCCTGCGCCCCATGCGTCAGGTCGCCGTGGCTGCGGCGCTCGTGATGCTGCTGCTCGGCCTCGTCGAGTCGACATGGGTCGCGGTCGTCGTGATCGTCGTCGCGACGGGCGTCACGGTCGCCGACAACGGGCTGGCGTTCACGGCCGTGGCCGAGATCGGCGGACCCTACTGGGCCGGCAAGGCGATGGGCTGGCAGAACACGGGCCAGTACCTCGTCAGCGCGGCCGTGCCCCCGGTCGTCGGCGCGCTCGTGACGCACCAGGGCTACGCCACCGCGTTCCTGGTCGTCGCGGTGCTCCCGGTCCTGGCGATCCCGCTGATCCCCCGCGATCCGGCCCCGTCCGAGCCCTGA